A single Blastopirellula retiformator DNA region contains:
- a CDS encoding H-X9-DG-CTERM domain-containing protein, translating to MHSSIDGNDIDGRQGFSSMHPGGAQFMFGDGSVHFLSENIDDNIGGGTDSTYERLMNRYDGQPVGTF from the coding sequence ATGCATTCATCGATCGACGGCAACGACATCGATGGACGCCAAGGGTTCTCCAGCATGCATCCTGGCGGCGCCCAGTTCATGTTTGGGGATGGTTCGGTCCATTTTTTGAGCGAGAACATTGACGACAACATCGGCGGTGGTACCGACTCGACGTACGAACGGTTGATGAATCGTTACGACGGACAACCGGTCGGAACGTTCTAA
- a CDS encoding transthyretin-like family protein: protein MIRGFQFGRLLAIAVTGAALVGCSDNGAPPLGDVHGQVTFNGKPVEGCNVIFVPVEIGRSSSAVTDAEGFYVLKYSATANGALVGEHRVELTTARDRVVSDEGQVRDEGRKEVFPKEYNSKSTQIVEVTDWDNQIDFPVVGKQSRQRE, encoded by the coding sequence ATGATTCGCGGTTTTCAATTCGGCCGGTTGCTGGCGATCGCTGTGACGGGCGCGGCGCTGGTTGGGTGCAGCGACAACGGCGCTCCGCCGCTGGGCGACGTTCATGGACAGGTGACGTTCAACGGCAAGCCGGTCGAAGGCTGTAACGTTATTTTCGTGCCGGTAGAGATCGGACGCAGTTCGAGCGCCGTGACCGACGCCGAAGGGTTTTACGTGTTGAAGTATAGCGCTACCGCCAATGGCGCGCTGGTGGGCGAGCATCGCGTCGAGTTGACGACGGCTCGCGATCGAGTCGTTAGCGACGAAGGACAGGTCCGCGACGAAGGACGCAAAGAAGTCTTCCCGAAGGAATACAACAGCAAGTCGACGCAGATCGTCGAAGTGACCGACTGGGACAACCAGATCGACTTTCCCGTCGTCGGCAAGCAAAGCCGCCAGCGAGAATAA
- a CDS encoding sulfatase, with the protein MRILSLALVLLTATVAWAADGEDRPNFLVILCDDLGYGDLGCYGNSTIQTPNLNALAKQGMRLTACYASAPVCSSSRAGLMTGRTPSRIGVYDWIPADNVMHLQASEKTIASLLQADGYATCHVGKWHLNGKFNSDQQPQPGDQGFSHWFSTQNNASPTHENPNNFVRNGKAVGQQEGYSCQVVADEAIHWLKSGRDADKPFFAFVCFHEPHEPIASPDELVAHYGDAKKEGEALYYANVENMDRAVGRLMKAVDDLKLAENTFVFFTSDNGPETLNRYRNAWRSHGSPGPLRGMKLHIYEGGIRVPGIVRFPGRITPASESDEPICGLDLLPTICELAEVSAPKDRTLDGASFAQSLDGGKVDRPAPLFWHYYNAISPAKVAIRDGDWKLVAHIDLGTKKAGGYFRPEVSQAIKQGKLTTLELYNLADNLAEKHDLAAEKPEVVSALKKKLQTKYDAVLDEAPDWAAPSK; encoded by the coding sequence ATGCGAATTCTCTCACTGGCGTTGGTCTTGTTGACGGCGACAGTCGCTTGGGCGGCCGACGGCGAAGATCGCCCGAACTTTCTGGTGATCTTGTGCGACGACTTGGGATACGGCGATCTGGGGTGCTACGGCAACTCCACGATTCAGACTCCCAATTTGAATGCGCTCGCCAAGCAAGGCATGCGTTTGACCGCCTGTTATGCGTCGGCGCCGGTCTGTTCGTCATCGCGCGCCGGTCTGATGACTGGCCGCACGCCAAGCCGCATTGGCGTCTACGACTGGATCCCGGCCGACAACGTGATGCATCTGCAGGCAAGCGAGAAGACGATCGCGTCGCTCTTGCAGGCCGATGGGTATGCTACGTGTCACGTCGGCAAATGGCACTTGAACGGCAAGTTCAACAGCGACCAACAGCCACAGCCAGGCGACCAAGGCTTTAGTCACTGGTTCAGCACGCAGAACAACGCGTCGCCCACGCACGAAAACCCCAACAACTTTGTCCGCAACGGCAAGGCGGTTGGCCAGCAAGAGGGCTACTCGTGCCAGGTGGTCGCCGACGAAGCGATCCACTGGCTGAAGTCAGGTCGCGACGCCGACAAACCATTCTTCGCGTTCGTCTGCTTCCATGAGCCGCATGAACCGATCGCCTCGCCTGACGAACTGGTCGCTCACTACGGCGACGCGAAGAAGGAGGGAGAAGCTCTCTATTACGCCAACGTCGAGAACATGGACCGCGCGGTCGGCCGGTTGATGAAGGCGGTCGACGACCTAAAACTGGCGGAGAACACGTTCGTCTTCTTTACCAGCGACAACGGACCGGAAACGCTCAATCGCTATCGCAACGCCTGGCGTTCGCATGGTTCGCCGGGGCCGCTCCGCGGGATGAAGCTGCACATCTACGAAGGAGGAATTCGGGTTCCGGGGATCGTGCGTTTTCCGGGTCGGATTACGCCGGCTAGCGAAAGCGACGAGCCGATCTGCGGGCTCGATCTATTGCCGACGATTTGCGAACTGGCGGAAGTGAGCGCCCCAAAGGATCGAACGCTCGACGGCGCTAGTTTCGCCCAATCGCTGGACGGGGGAAAGGTTGACCGCCCTGCCCCGCTCTTTTGGCATTACTACAACGCGATCAGTCCCGCCAAGGTGGCGATCCGTGATGGTGATTGGAAACTGGTCGCCCATATCGATCTGGGGACCAAGAAAGCGGGCGGTTATTTTCGTCCTGAGGTTTCGCAGGCGATCAAACAGGGAAAGCTGACGACGCTGGAGCTTTACAATCTGGCGGATAATCTGGCCGAAAAGCATGATCTGGCGGCGGAGAAGCCGGAGGTTGTTTCTGCGCTGAAAAAGAAACTGCAGACGAAATACGACGCCGTGCTGGACGAAGCCCCTGACTGGGCGGCGCCCAGCAAATAG
- a CDS encoding DUF1559 family PulG-like putative transporter, whose product MNAPTQRKGFTLVELLVVIAIIGVLIALLLPAVQQAREAARRMQCTNNLKQLALALHNYHDTFGAFPAISYDHEVNGGDETRHSSWSWGTAILPQIEQASAYDILEPSSPDRLHEAVNKADKLRVLQTPISAWRCPSDVGPELNTHFGINNGSGDQSQDVQIATANYLGVNHSGDIGRSTKNAAVNGIFVAGTNVEQNRRMVCRLRDVLDGTSNTAMVGERAWMLGGVELGAGMLYGHTGNEDIERSHNYLDGFISVVGAGKTHINMNDVCGTGCDDRDGRQGFSSLHLGGSQFAFADGSVHFLSENIDDDFGGPVDTTYERILSCNDGQVIGNY is encoded by the coding sequence ATGAACGCCCCAACCCAACGGAAAGGTTTCACCTTGGTGGAACTATTGGTCGTGATCGCCATTATCGGCGTATTGATCGCCCTGCTCTTGCCGGCGGTACAACAAGCCCGCGAAGCGGCCCGGCGGATGCAATGCACCAACAATCTGAAGCAACTCGCCCTGGCGCTGCACAACTACCACGACACGTTCGGCGCCTTTCCGGCGATCAGCTATGACCACGAAGTGAACGGCGGCGACGAAACCCGGCATTCGAGTTGGAGTTGGGGGACGGCGATTCTGCCGCAGATCGAGCAAGCGAGCGCCTACGACATTCTCGAGCCGAGCAGCCCCGACCGACTGCATGAGGCGGTCAACAAGGCCGATAAGCTGCGGGTGCTGCAAACGCCGATCTCGGCCTGGCGTTGCCCTTCGGACGTCGGTCCGGAGTTGAACACCCACTTTGGAATCAACAACGGATCAGGCGACCAGTCGCAAGACGTTCAGATCGCGACGGCTAACTACCTGGGCGTGAACCACAGCGGCGACATCGGCCGCTCGACCAAGAACGCCGCGGTCAACGGAATCTTCGTCGCCGGAACCAATGTGGAGCAAAACCGCCGCATGGTCTGTCGTTTGCGCGACGTGCTGGACGGAACCAGCAACACCGCGATGGTTGGCGAACGAGCCTGGATGTTGGGCGGCGTCGAACTGGGCGCCGGCATGCTGTACGGTCATACCGGCAACGAAGACATCGAACGGAGCCACAACTACCTGGACGGTTTCATTTCGGTGGTTGGCGCCGGCAAGACGCACATCAATATGAACGACGTCTGCGGCACCGGCTGCGATGATCGCGACGGACGGCAAGGCTTCTCGAGCTTGCACCTAGGCGGTTCGCAATTCGCCTTTGCCGACGGCTCGGTCCATTTTCTAAGCGAGAACATCGACGACGACTTTGGCGGTCCGGTCGACACGACGTACGAACGGATCTTGTCCTGCAACGATGGACAGGTCATCGGCAACTACTAA
- a CDS encoding DUF1559 domain-containing protein: MKIRAKNGFTLVELLVVIAIIGVLIALLLPAVQQAREAARRMQCTNHLKQLGLALHNYHDTFGALPAISYDHEVNGGDETRHASWSWGTCILPQMEQSAAYDILAPSSPDRLHEAVNKADKLAVVQAPIATWRCPSDVGPELNSHFGINNGSGNQSQDVEIATANYIGVNHSGDICRTNTRTSSRNFRINGVFVPGTDVQNNNRMVCRMRDVLDGTSNTAMVGERAWMLGGVELGAAVIYGHTGNEDIENSHNYLDGFIQVVGGGKTPINSNDTCGTGCDDRDGRQGFASLHPGGAQFVFVDGSVHFISENIDDNFGGPDDSTYERLLSCNDGQVLGNY; this comes from the coding sequence ATGAAGATTCGCGCCAAGAATGGGTTTACTCTCGTGGAACTGCTGGTGGTGATCGCGATCATCGGCGTGTTGATTGCGCTTCTGTTGCCGGCGGTGCAGCAAGCGCGCGAAGCGGCCCGGCGGATGCAGTGCACCAATCACCTAAAACAGTTGGGATTGGCGCTGCACAACTATCATGACACGTTCGGCGCATTGCCGGCGATCAGCTACGACCACGAAGTGAACGGCGGCGACGAGACTCGCCACGCCAGTTGGAGCTGGGGAACTTGCATTCTGCCCCAAATGGAACAATCGGCCGCCTACGACATTTTGGCTCCCAGCAGTCCCGATCGATTGCACGAAGCGGTTAACAAGGCCGACAAGCTGGCCGTAGTGCAAGCGCCGATCGCCACGTGGCGCTGTCCGTCGGACGTCGGTCCCGAGCTGAACAGCCACTTCGGCATCAACAATGGTTCGGGCAATCAATCGCAAGATGTAGAAATCGCGACCGCCAACTATATCGGCGTCAATCATAGCGGCGACATCTGCCGGACCAACACGCGAACCTCCTCGCGAAACTTTCGGATCAACGGCGTCTTTGTGCCGGGGACCGACGTGCAGAATAACAATCGGATGGTCTGCCGAATGCGCGACGTTCTCGATGGAACGAGCAACACGGCAATGGTCGGCGAGCGGGCCTGGATGCTGGGAGGCGTCGAACTGGGCGCCGCGGTTATCTACGGACATACTGGCAACGAAGACATCGAAAACAGCCACAACTATCTCGACGGGTTCATCCAGGTGGTTGGCGGCGGCAAGACGCCGATCAACTCGAACGACACCTGCGGAACAGGTTGCGACGATCGCGATGGACGGCAGGGCTTCGCCAGTTTGCATCCCGGCGGCGCTCAGTTCGTCTTCGTCGACGGTTCGGTTCACTTCATCAGCGAAAACATCGACGACAACTTTGGCGGGCCCGACGACTCGACCTACGAACGGCTCTTGTCGTGCAACGACGGCCAGGTGCTAGGAAATTACTAA
- a CDS encoding DUF1559 family PulG-like putative transporter: MREKRAFTLVELLVVIAIIGVLISLLLPAVQQAREAARRMSCSNNLKQIGLSLHNYESAMRQFPPIGDSINYSFSTQAQLLPFCEQENLRRLIDFNIELGHPRNGVDPAHVVAAKTPVPFFSCPSEDIPVVKTVETAKGGPFDYAGINYCINVGTGVGDYVSFGDPTDGIAWSGGKIKFRDVTDGTSNTIAFAETLMGPGTESTTTPEGRQMQKYIAGGSGKNVSDMHALQAYFEANDLAGMLAAATGWDGQRGSTWIRGFGSGGGSINGYLPPNSKFPDMSIRAYLAAGPRSNHPGGAMAVFVDGSVHFLPDTINIATQRRLFARNDGEVVGEY, from the coding sequence ATGCGAGAAAAACGCGCGTTCACGCTCGTTGAATTGTTGGTCGTCATCGCCATTATTGGCGTTCTTATTAGCTTGTTGTTGCCGGCGGTTCAGCAAGCGCGCGAAGCGGCCCGGCGAATGTCGTGTTCGAACAATCTGAAGCAGATCGGGCTTTCGCTGCACAACTACGAGAGCGCCATGCGGCAGTTCCCGCCCATTGGCGATTCGATCAACTATTCGTTTTCGACCCAGGCCCAGCTGCTGCCGTTCTGCGAACAAGAAAACTTGCGGCGCCTGATCGACTTCAACATCGAGCTCGGTCACCCGCGAAACGGCGTCGACCCGGCCCATGTCGTCGCGGCCAAGACGCCGGTGCCGTTCTTTTCCTGTCCCAGCGAGGACATCCCCGTCGTGAAGACGGTCGAAACCGCCAAAGGCGGGCCCTTTGACTACGCCGGCATCAACTACTGTATTAATGTCGGTACCGGCGTCGGCGACTACGTCAGCTTTGGCGATCCGACCGATGGCATCGCCTGGTCAGGCGGCAAGATCAAGTTTCGGGACGTCACCGACGGCACTTCGAACACGATCGCGTTCGCAGAAACGCTGATGGGTCCGGGTACGGAATCGACAACCACGCCGGAAGGTCGCCAGATGCAAAAGTATATTGCCGGCGGCTCTGGCAAAAACGTCTCGGACATGCACGCGTTGCAAGCCTATTTCGAGGCGAACGATCTGGCGGGAATGTTGGCCGCAGCGACTGGCTGGGATGGTCAGCGGGGCTCGACCTGGATTCGCGGTTTCGGCAGCGGCGGCGGTTCGATCAACGGCTATCTTCCGCCCAATAGCAAGTTCCCCGACATGTCGATTCGCGCCTATCTGGCGGCCGGCCCGCGGAGCAATCACCCAGGCGGCGCCATGGCGGTCTTCGTCGACGGCAGCGTCCACTTCCTGCCGGACACGATCAATATCGCCACCCAGCGCCGGCTGTTCGCCCGCAACGATGGCGAAGTGGTCGGCGAGTACTAG
- a CDS encoding arylsulfatase, with amino-acid sequence MHLLRFAAFCALFLLTAVATAEAAEKPNIIFVMADDLGYGDLGSFGQQKIATPNLDEMARQGMRMTDFYAGCTVCAPSRCVLMTGLHTGHCFIRGNAKDNLRPSDVTVAEVLKKAGYQTALIGKWGLGHEGSTGVPTRQGFDYFFGYLDQTHAHNYYPTFLMRNEERVPLKNVPLKEGPWGQGIAKEKVDYSHDLCFDEAMQWIDGAAKKDAPFFLYLSLTIPHANNEAGKAGMEVPEYGQYADKDWPEPQKGHAAMISRMDRDLGKLFAKLKADGIDDNTLVIFTSDNGPHREGGNDPDFADSNGPLQGIKRSLHEGGIRVPTIVRWPGHVKAGSQSDWAGAFWDVMPTLAAVAGVTDEVPSDIDGVSFLPTITGKGAQKEHDYLYWAFYERGGAQAVRQGDWKAIQQPINTPVRLYNLKDDLGEEHNLAADHPEKVAEMTKMMAAAYSPSDSWKFPQPKPKKNNAKGKN; translated from the coding sequence ATGCATCTACTCCGTTTTGCCGCCTTTTGCGCCTTGTTCCTCCTCACGGCGGTCGCTACCGCCGAAGCTGCGGAGAAGCCGAACATCATCTTCGTTATGGCCGACGATCTCGGTTACGGCGATCTCGGCTCTTTCGGACAGCAGAAAATCGCCACGCCCAACCTCGACGAGATGGCTCGCCAAGGGATGCGGATGACCGACTTCTATGCGGGCTGCACCGTCTGCGCTCCGTCACGCTGCGTCTTGATGACCGGACTGCATACCGGACATTGTTTCATTCGCGGCAACGCCAAAGATAATCTGCGGCCAAGCGACGTGACGGTCGCCGAAGTCTTGAAGAAGGCGGGCTATCAAACGGCGCTGATTGGCAAATGGGGATTGGGGCATGAAGGCTCTACCGGCGTTCCGACCCGTCAAGGATTCGATTACTTCTTTGGGTACCTCGATCAGACGCACGCCCACAACTACTACCCGACCTTCCTGATGCGGAACGAAGAACGCGTCCCGCTGAAGAACGTGCCGCTGAAAGAAGGCCCCTGGGGACAGGGAATCGCCAAGGAGAAGGTCGATTACTCGCACGACCTCTGCTTTGATGAGGCGATGCAGTGGATCGATGGCGCCGCGAAGAAGGACGCCCCGTTCTTTCTTTATCTCTCGCTGACGATACCGCACGCCAACAACGAAGCGGGCAAAGCCGGGATGGAAGTTCCCGAGTATGGACAATACGCCGACAAAGATTGGCCTGAGCCGCAAAAGGGGCATGCCGCGATGATCTCGCGGATGGATCGCGATCTCGGCAAGCTGTTCGCCAAATTGAAAGCGGATGGGATCGACGACAATACGCTGGTGATCTTCACCTCCGACAATGGTCCGCATCGCGAAGGAGGCAATGATCCCGACTTCGCCGACTCCAATGGTCCTCTGCAAGGGATCAAGCGAAGTCTGCACGAAGGGGGCATTCGCGTGCCGACGATCGTCCGCTGGCCGGGGCATGTGAAAGCGGGCAGCCAGTCTGATTGGGCCGGCGCCTTCTGGGACGTCATGCCGACCTTGGCGGCAGTCGCTGGAGTGACCGACGAAGTTCCCAGCGACATCGATGGCGTCTCCTTCCTGCCGACGATCACCGGCAAGGGAGCGCAAAAAGAGCATGACTATCTCTATTGGGCCTTCTACGAACGAGGGGGCGCCCAGGCGGTTCGTCAGGGAGATTGGAAAGCGATCCAGCAGCCGATCAATACGCCGGTTCGGCTTTACAACCTGAAGGACGATTTGGGGGAAGAGCATAACCTGGCCGCCGACCATCCCGAAAAGGTCGCCGAGATGACCAAGATGATGGCGGCCGCTTACTCGCCCAGCGACAGCTGGAAGTTTCCGCAGCCGAAGCCGAAAAAGAACAACGCGAAAGGAAAGAACTAA
- a CDS encoding sigma-70 family RNA polymerase sigma factor produces MISTPDPSVTNQTSFAKTYIANQERLRGYVYSLIFNWNDAEEVFQRTSLGLWKKWEQFDPEREFLPWAFGMARIEAKRFLAEKGKQELMLSDAAMESLEAALVERADGWNERLAALEQCVKKLPSQQRSMLWASYKRSTSVEQIGQMFGLSANAVYKRLRRIREQLHQCIDLRIAMGGDGK; encoded by the coding sequence ATGATATCGACTCCTGATCCATCAGTGACGAACCAGACCAGCTTCGCCAAGACGTACATCGCCAATCAGGAGCGGCTTAGAGGTTACGTCTACTCGTTGATCTTCAACTGGAACGATGCGGAGGAGGTTTTCCAGCGGACCAGCCTGGGGTTGTGGAAGAAGTGGGAACAGTTCGACCCAGAACGCGAGTTTCTGCCGTGGGCGTTTGGAATGGCTCGCATCGAGGCGAAGCGTTTTCTGGCCGAGAAGGGAAAGCAGGAATTGATGCTCAGCGACGCGGCGATGGAATCGCTCGAAGCGGCGCTGGTCGAACGGGCCGACGGTTGGAACGAGCGTCTGGCCGCGCTGGAACAGTGCGTCAAGAAACTCCCCTCGCAACAACGCTCGATGTTGTGGGCTTCTTATAAGAGATCGACCAGCGTCGAGCAGATCGGCCAGATGTTTGGCCTGTCGGCGAACGCCGTCTACAAGCGACTGCGTCGCATTCGCGAGCAATTGCATCAATGCATCGACCTGCGAATCGCAATGGGAGGGGACGGAAAATGA
- a CDS encoding FAD-dependent monooxygenase: MDAPVLVVGAGPVGLAAALTLSWFGAAVRIVDQNDAPTSLSKALVLWRRSLINLDPMIPYEQWLGDGIVPNGLHFYDQGAYHATMKLDNAGHTMPPGLLIPQSNVEATMIAALRQRGIQVERRTRLVSFERAADRVVCQLETPQGEQQVETPYLLGCDGAHSQVRHTLGLDFAGESVAQRWLLGDIEVKVEDGVNPHTPQDERERTLTHGWLYSTNSDEGSLQLFPINDSRYRIFVEAGMAGPETPRQDPTIADLQAALIARTRLQWRITNSYWLADFRISERQVSQYVHGNVFLAGDAAHVHSPAGGQGMNTGIQDAANLGWKIALVMRGAADASLLETYQEERHPVAARVIKMSGRAMRMTMNTNRLTRGVQDVIQSIVTHIPAVRKTVTSILAEDDVKYLNSSLAGESAGKIEAGVTFPDVPIEIDGQRVSSIELLRPQRKDVFYTLVLMPEANADAWPMGSLVQCRQLDIDFNDPEGHFSKAFGLSADSGVLVRADGVIAAEGSASAIDTWLRQMGGK, from the coding sequence ATGGACGCTCCTGTTCTGGTTGTCGGAGCCGGCCCGGTCGGGCTAGCGGCCGCTTTGACGCTCTCTTGGTTTGGCGCTGCGGTCCGGATCGTTGATCAAAACGACGCACCGACGAGCCTCTCGAAGGCGCTGGTCTTATGGCGCCGCTCGCTGATCAACCTGGATCCCATGATCCCGTACGAGCAGTGGCTAGGGGATGGAATCGTTCCTAATGGTTTGCATTTCTACGACCAAGGCGCGTATCACGCGACGATGAAGCTGGATAACGCCGGGCATACCATGCCGCCGGGGCTGTTGATTCCGCAGTCGAACGTCGAGGCGACGATGATTGCGGCGCTGCGGCAGCGCGGAATTCAGGTCGAGCGGCGGACGCGCTTGGTTTCGTTCGAGCGGGCGGCGGATCGCGTCGTTTGTCAGTTGGAGACGCCGCAGGGAGAACAACAAGTCGAGACGCCCTATCTGCTTGGATGTGATGGCGCCCATTCGCAGGTCCGGCATACGCTGGGACTTGATTTCGCCGGCGAGTCCGTTGCCCAGCGATGGCTGTTGGGCGATATCGAGGTGAAGGTCGAAGATGGCGTCAATCCGCATACGCCGCAGGATGAGCGAGAGCGAACGTTGACGCATGGCTGGTTGTATTCGACGAATTCCGACGAAGGGAGTCTGCAGCTGTTCCCCATCAACGACTCGCGTTATCGCATCTTTGTCGAGGCCGGGATGGCCGGTCCCGAGACGCCCCGCCAAGATCCAACGATCGCCGATCTACAAGCGGCGCTGATCGCCCGGACCCGATTACAGTGGCGAATCACCAACTCGTACTGGCTGGCCGACTTTCGGATTAGCGAGCGTCAGGTTTCGCAATATGTGCACGGCAACGTCTTCCTTGCTGGCGATGCGGCGCACGTCCACAGTCCGGCTGGCGGACAAGGAATGAACACCGGGATACAAGACGCTGCGAACTTGGGCTGGAAGATTGCGCTGGTGATGCGAGGTGCGGCTGACGCGTCGCTGCTAGAGACCTACCAGGAAGAACGCCACCCGGTCGCCGCCCGCGTGATCAAGATGAGCGGCCGGGCGATGCGGATGACGATGAACACCAATCGCTTGACGCGCGGCGTGCAGGACGTAATTCAGTCGATCGTCACGCATATTCCGGCGGTCCGCAAAACGGTGACGTCGATCCTGGCCGAAGATGACGTCAAATATCTGAACAGTTCGCTCGCTGGTGAGAGCGCCGGCAAGATCGAAGCGGGCGTAACCTTTCCCGACGTGCCGATCGAGATCGATGGCCAGCGCGTCAGTTCCATTGAATTGCTCCGGCCGCAGCGGAAAGACGTTTTTTATACGTTGGTCCTGATGCCAGAGGCCAATGCCGACGCCTGGCCCATGGGATCGCTCGTCCAATGCCGGCAACTCGACATCGACTTTAATGATCCCGAAGGGCATTTCAGCAAAGCGTTCGGCTTGTCGGCCGACTCGGGCGTGCTGGTTCGTGCCGACGGAGTGATCGCGGCTGAAGGCTCAGCCAGTGCGATCGATACGTGGCTGCGACAAATGGGTGGCAAGTAG
- a CDS encoding FecR family protein, giving the protein MNSRRAVQGKLVANAAVLDLIDLCLTDRATPEQWSTLSQLIVDQPQVCDCFAAQAIAGSRLALIAGLERSPEEQLATQVALDLPSPPKRTWINRLPSVRLPVSRGALVTLAASILLVLIGYGAIIGYPSWIDTSGPAPQLASGSVPPAVRIFGVSGETEPREVFGGEVFELPSGSYQVETSAGAQIQLTGPIRVRVESPLKWRLFYGKLIAEVPAEGYGFTIQTDQARVIDLGTKFGVAVGRDGDTKVVVYDGRVEVVSGTKKKSMTEGDAWQIPTMEQFDPLAYADPFSFLEAGDIPPSVIGKVMHNGADRSATYQIVRAGFQEDSLAYTDRVHQWNGILSSGIPPQLVGLDYVKMANDWKFEEDGNLRDDLEITYEFNRPAVAYLLVDERIARPEWLRQEFRDTGWLIGLDKGTHRDPETGLNYTLEQAKGAGASIDVLLRVWRVVLPEGGELKIGPIGNQKDDWVVPCLVARPI; this is encoded by the coding sequence ATGAATTCACGCCGCGCCGTACAAGGAAAGCTGGTCGCTAATGCGGCGGTGCTCGATTTGATCGATCTTTGTCTGACCGATCGCGCGACGCCCGAGCAATGGAGCACGCTCAGCCAATTGATCGTCGACCAACCGCAGGTCTGCGACTGTTTCGCCGCCCAGGCGATCGCCGGATCGCGCTTAGCGCTGATCGCCGGACTTGAGCGTTCGCCAGAAGAGCAATTGGCGACGCAAGTCGCGCTCGATCTGCCGTCGCCGCCGAAACGCACTTGGATCAACCGACTTCCGTCGGTCCGCTTGCCGGTCAGTCGTGGAGCGTTGGTGACGCTGGCAGCCAGCATTTTGCTGGTGCTGATTGGCTATGGCGCGATCATCGGCTATCCGAGCTGGATCGATACGAGCGGCCCTGCTCCGCAATTGGCGAGCGGTAGCGTGCCGCCGGCGGTCCGGATCTTTGGAGTCTCTGGCGAAACGGAGCCGCGTGAGGTTTTTGGCGGCGAAGTTTTTGAACTGCCCAGCGGCAGCTATCAAGTCGAGACCTCCGCCGGCGCCCAGATTCAACTGACTGGCCCGATTCGCGTGCGGGTTGAGAGCCCGCTGAAATGGCGGCTTTTCTACGGAAAGCTGATCGCCGAGGTGCCGGCCGAAGGGTATGGGTTCACCATTCAAACGGACCAGGCGCGGGTGATCGACTTGGGGACCAAGTTTGGCGTCGCGGTTGGTCGCGACGGCGATACCAAGGTGGTCGTCTATGACGGTCGGGTAGAAGTCGTATCGGGCACGAAGAAGAAGTCGATGACGGAAGGGGACGCCTGGCAGATTCCGACCATGGAGCAGTTCGATCCGCTCGCTTATGCCGATCCGTTTAGCTTCCTCGAGGCGGGTGACATTCCCCCTTCGGTGATCGGCAAGGTAATGCACAACGGCGCCGATCGCAGCGCGACTTATCAGATTGTGCGCGCCGGCTTTCAAGAGGATTCGCTGGCGTACACCGATCGGGTTCATCAGTGGAATGGGATCTTGTCCTCTGGAATACCGCCGCAACTGGTTGGCCTCGACTACGTCAAAATGGCCAATGACTGGAAATTTGAAGAGGACGGCAATCTCCGCGACGACTTGGAAATCACCTACGAATTTAATCGGCCGGCAGTCGCCTATCTGCTAGTGGACGAGCGAATTGCCCGCCCTGAGTGGTTGCGACAGGAATTCAGAGATACCGGCTGGTTAATCGGGCTCGACAAAGGGACGCATCGCGATCCCGAGACTGGGCTCAACTACACCTTGGAACAGGCGAAAGGCGCCGGCGCCTCGATTGACGTCTTACTGCGAGTTTGGCGCGTCGTGTTGCCGGAAGGTGGCGAGTTGAAGATTGGTCCGATTGGAAATCAGAAGGACGACTGGGTCGTTCCTTGTCTGGTGGCACGTCCGATCTAG
- a CDS encoding carboxypeptidase-like regulatory domain-containing protein, giving the protein MKRVPAHIGCAAIAIVTAAIVGCGNGDIPPVGEVYGQVKLNGQPVDGCQVMFEPVAGGRSSTAMTDADGRYTLRYNGDAAGALLGKHKVRLITARGARRDDKGRGVDPGQKEKMPKEYNSETTQVVEVTSGDNPIDFEVDSSK; this is encoded by the coding sequence ATGAAACGAGTCCCTGCTCACATCGGTTGTGCGGCCATCGCAATCGTGACGGCGGCGATTGTCGGTTGCGGCAATGGCGATATTCCACCGGTCGGTGAGGTTTACGGACAGGTCAAGCTCAACGGCCAACCGGTCGACGGTTGCCAGGTGATGTTCGAGCCGGTAGCCGGTGGGCGTAGTTCGACCGCCATGACCGACGCCGACGGGCGCTACACGTTGCGCTACAACGGAGACGCCGCCGGAGCGTTGTTGGGCAAGCACAAGGTGCGCCTGATCACGGCTCGGGGAGCCCGACGTGATGACAAAGGTCGGGGCGTCGACCCTGGCCAGAAAGAAAAGATGCCGAAGGAGTACAACTCGGAGACGACGCAGGTCGTCGAGGTGACTTCCGGCGACAACCCGATCGACTTTGAGGTTGATAGCTCGAAGTAG